A region from the Bacteroidota bacterium genome encodes:
- a CDS encoding MFS transporter, with protein sequence MPLSMHSSDSIRQGLKISTLEGVLANFQYLLLQNAWLMGLGFLFGLSETTVSILSSFSFLFQIFYFVNVWILNRGIDRKKWVMVLALLARSLWLIPIGVLLFGNPASMGWLFVLIFTSYFILDKLLAHGWNSWMSDLVVPGVRGKYFGFRQGITAMVSAAYHVLIGWTLDRFTSNGDLSAGYATLLAISVLFGLITVFLFSRQTHREQPETSREPLNLASIRMVLADRPFMKTVFVSSTGLLSVGMVIMIIPIYMVEEQKISYSTFAWYQSLILGIGIISYQIFGRILDRFGVHVSLLSSLSGLLTSSFLWLFINQSTLWLFFLDAVVIGVCYSGFLLTNATISLGKPSEPFRNIRIAVYATTSGLAYFLGTWLGGAVTESWSPDRESNILLVFTITILIRIFAVIASAAHLIQLSRKRNSL encoded by the coding sequence TTGCCACTTTCCATGCATTCATCCGACTCCATCCGGCAAGGGTTGAAGATTTCGACGCTTGAAGGTGTTCTTGCAAATTTCCAGTATTTATTGCTGCAGAATGCCTGGCTGATGGGACTTGGTTTCCTGTTCGGACTATCAGAAACAACCGTTTCCATCCTCTCAAGCTTTTCCTTCCTGTTTCAGATTTTTTATTTCGTGAATGTCTGGATTCTGAACAGGGGCATTGACCGTAAAAAATGGGTGATGGTTCTCGCCTTGCTGGCACGGTCACTGTGGCTCATCCCAATCGGGGTTCTGTTGTTTGGAAATCCGGCTTCGATGGGTTGGCTGTTTGTCCTCATTTTCACTTCCTATTTTATTCTGGATAAGCTCCTTGCACATGGCTGGAACAGTTGGATGAGCGATCTGGTTGTCCCGGGTGTAAGAGGTAAGTATTTCGGATTCCGGCAGGGAATTACAGCAATGGTGTCTGCAGCTTACCATGTGCTGATTGGCTGGACTCTCGACCGGTTTACTTCCAATGGCGATTTGTCCGCAGGCTATGCCACTCTGCTTGCCATCAGCGTGCTTTTTGGCCTGATAACGGTTTTTCTGTTTTCCAGGCAAACCCATCGGGAACAACCGGAAACGAGCAGGGAGCCCCTCAATTTAGCCAGTATCAGAATGGTACTGGCCGATCGCCCGTTTATGAAAACGGTTTTTGTGTCTTCGACCGGACTGTTATCCGTCGGGATGGTCATTATGATTATTCCGATTTATATGGTTGAGGAGCAAAAAATTTCCTATTCAACCTTCGCATGGTATCAATCCCTGATTTTGGGTATCGGCATCATTTCCTACCAAATTTTCGGTCGGATATTGGATCGTTTCGGAGTCCATGTGAGCCTTTTATCCTCATTGAGTGGATTGCTGACTTCATCCTTTCTCTGGCTATTCATCAACCAATCAACGCTGTGGCTGTTTTTTCTTGATGCGGTGGTGATCGGCGTTTGTTACAGCGGTTTTCTGCTGACCAATGCTACCATCAGTCTGGGAAAGCCGTCTGAACCTTTCAGGAACATCAGGATTGCAGTTTATGCAACCACATCCGGTCTGGCCTATTTTCTGGGAACCTGGCTCGGGGGCGCTGTCACCGAATCCTGGAGCCCTGACAGGGAATCCAATATTCTGTTGGTTTTTACCATCACCATCCTCATTCGTATTTTTGCAGTTATTGCTTCGGCCGCACATCTTATTCAATTATCCCGCAAACGGAACTCCCTATGA
- the purL gene encoding phosphoribosylformylglycinamidine synthase subunit PurL, giving the protein MSHSVFTEPEITPELVKKHGLTDEEYQKILSILGRTPSFTELGIFSVMWSEHCSYKNSILEIKKLPRSGGRLLVDAGEENAGLVDIGDNLAVAFKIESHNHPSAVEPVQGAATGVGGIHRDIFTMGARPIASLNSLRFGNPDHPRTRFLLEGVVKGISMYGNSFGVPTVAGEVYFEDCYQGNPLVNAMSVGIVEKGKTASAIARGEGNPVLIVGSATGRDGIHGATFASEEISEESDAKRPSVQVGDPFTEKLLLEATLEAIATGNVIGIQDMGAAGISCSTSEMSAKGSVGMKIDLDKVPARESHMTAYELMLSESQERMLIVAEKGREDSIIQIFDKWDLHAVIIGEVTNTGRIEIYRDGTKKADIPAHSLVLGGGAPVYVRERKRPEWLDTIQKADLSGYKLNDFSKEALQLLESPNLASRKWIFDQYDSMVRTNTMTEIGTTDASVIRIKGTRKALSVKTDCNGRYVFLNPRKGGQIAVAEAARNVVCTGARPLAITNCLNFGNPYKPEVYYQFSEALAGMGEACRVFDTPVTGGNVSFYNESPEAAVYPTPTIGMLGLIENVEATPPMTLALKKEGNVLFQVGRPQASITGSEYLKVVHRVVAGDAPHINLQEEKKLHETLLEAIAAGLIQSAHDVSDGGLFMCLADMFINRQTGSLGLESQQGTMEPATFWFSEDQGRVVIEVTPAQADSVRSFFIEHNVPCMEIGKVTGNGMWRAGETEFSWEEIADPYYNRIRNLYNR; this is encoded by the coding sequence ATGAGTCACTCAGTCTTTACAGAACCCGAAATCACCCCGGAACTGGTTAAAAAACACGGTTTAACCGATGAAGAATACCAAAAAATTCTCTCCATTCTGGGAAGAACGCCAAGCTTTACTGAGCTTGGAATTTTTTCGGTCATGTGGTCCGAACACTGCAGTTACAAAAATTCGATTCTGGAGATAAAAAAACTTCCAAGAAGCGGTGGAAGGTTATTGGTTGATGCCGGTGAGGAAAATGCCGGATTGGTTGATATTGGTGATAACCTTGCCGTGGCCTTTAAAATTGAAAGCCACAACCATCCCAGCGCGGTAGAACCGGTCCAGGGAGCAGCAACTGGTGTCGGTGGAATTCACCGTGATATTTTTACCATGGGAGCACGGCCCATCGCATCGCTTAACTCTCTTCGTTTTGGGAATCCGGATCATCCGCGGACCCGCTTTCTTCTCGAAGGGGTGGTTAAGGGAATCAGCATGTACGGTAACTCCTTTGGTGTGCCTACCGTTGCTGGTGAAGTTTATTTTGAAGACTGTTACCAGGGAAATCCGCTTGTAAATGCCATGTCGGTCGGAATTGTCGAGAAAGGGAAAACCGCCAGCGCCATCGCACGCGGTGAAGGAAATCCGGTTCTTATCGTCGGTTCGGCGACCGGTCGGGATGGAATTCATGGCGCCACCTTCGCCTCTGAGGAAATTTCTGAAGAGTCAGACGCGAAACGTCCCAGTGTTCAGGTAGGCGATCCTTTTACCGAGAAATTGCTTCTCGAGGCTACTCTGGAGGCCATAGCTACCGGCAATGTCATCGGAATTCAGGATATGGGGGCTGCCGGGATTTCCTGCTCAACCTCCGAAATGAGCGCAAAGGGCTCGGTTGGCATGAAAATAGATCTGGATAAAGTGCCTGCCAGAGAGTCCCACATGACTGCTTACGAACTGATGCTGAGCGAATCACAGGAACGAATGCTGATCGTTGCTGAAAAGGGCAGGGAAGATTCGATTATTCAGATTTTCGACAAGTGGGACCTCCACGCGGTTATCATTGGCGAGGTAACGAATACCGGTCGCATTGAAATCTACAGGGATGGAACGAAAAAAGCAGATATTCCGGCTCACTCACTCGTGTTGGGAGGCGGAGCTCCGGTTTATGTCCGCGAAAGAAAACGTCCGGAGTGGCTCGATACCATCCAGAAAGCCGACCTCTCTGGTTACAAACTGAACGATTTCAGTAAGGAGGCCCTTCAGTTACTCGAAAGTCCGAATCTGGCATCCAGAAAATGGATATTTGACCAGTATGACTCTATGGTCCGGACAAATACAATGACCGAAATCGGAACCACTGATGCCTCAGTGATCCGGATTAAGGGAACCCGAAAAGCTCTTTCCGTTAAAACTGACTGTAATGGCCGTTATGTCTTTCTCAATCCAAGAAAAGGCGGTCAGATTGCAGTTGCCGAAGCCGCAAGAAATGTGGTTTGCACAGGTGCACGCCCCCTGGCCATAACCAATTGCCTGAACTTCGGTAACCCATATAAACCAGAGGTTTACTATCAGTTCTCAGAGGCCCTGGCTGGTATGGGTGAAGCATGCAGGGTATTTGATACACCGGTAACCGGCGGCAACGTGAGTTTCTATAATGAAAGTCCTGAAGCCGCTGTGTACCCGACACCGACCATCGGCATGTTGGGGCTGATCGAAAATGTCGAGGCCACTCCGCCAATGACTCTTGCATTGAAGAAAGAAGGAAATGTCTTATTCCAGGTTGGAAGGCCACAGGCCTCCATCACCGGAAGCGAGTACCTGAAAGTGGTACATAGAGTTGTGGCGGGTGATGCGCCTCATATCAACCTTCAGGAAGAAAAGAAACTGCATGAGACCTTGCTCGAAGCCATAGCAGCAGGTCTGATTCAATCGGCACATGACGTCTCTGATGGTGGTTTGTTTATGTGTCTTGCCGATATGTTCATTAACCGTCAAACCGGATCACTCGGACTCGAGAGTCAACAAGGTACGATGGAGCCGGCTACCTTTTGGTTCAGCGAGGATCAGGGCAGGGTGGTGATTGAGGTAACTCCTGCTCAGGCAGATTCAGTCCGAAGCTTTTTTATCGAGCACAATGTGCCTTGTATGGAAATCGGAAAAGTGACCGGGAATGGTATGTGGCGTGCAGGAGAAACTGAATTCAGTTGGGAAGAAATTGCGGATCCATACTACAATAGAATCCGCAATTTGTATAACCGGTGA
- the queG gene encoding tRNA epoxyqueuosine(34) reductase QueG, translating to MITAGLIKQLADQAGFLACGITHPVLLNNHRQSLLDWIQSGHHAGMDYMERHADLREDIRLLFPPIRSVVVVLWNYLTETSSDPRTNLGKISRYASGPDYHFTMREKLDWMASRLKETDSGLEYRIAIDSAPVFEREYARLAGLGWIGKHSLLLSKQGSWFNIGLLLLNRDLEADQPYQTNHCGTCNACMSACPTQAIIKPGTIDSNRCISYQTIENKQETLPDGFDTNGWIWGCDICQEVCPWNQKFGNQLKSPDQPGEGIWKTMDLQHIENLSSSRFRKTFSQTPMIRRGKKGFLRNIIHTRKQ from the coding sequence ATGATTACAGCCGGCCTGATTAAGCAATTGGCTGATCAGGCCGGATTCCTCGCCTGCGGAATCACCCACCCCGTTCTCCTAAACAATCACCGTCAGTCCCTTCTCGACTGGATTCAATCGGGTCATCATGCCGGAATGGATTATATGGAACGCCATGCCGACCTCCGTGAGGATATCCGGCTTTTGTTTCCTCCCATTCGGTCCGTGGTGGTTGTACTGTGGAATTACCTCACCGAGACCAGTTCGGATCCCCGGACAAACCTGGGCAAGATCAGCCGGTATGCAAGTGGTCCGGACTACCATTTCACCATGCGTGAGAAACTGGATTGGATGGCCAGCCGACTTAAAGAAACCGATTCCGGACTTGAATACCGGATTGCCATTGATTCTGCTCCTGTTTTCGAAAGGGAATATGCTCGGCTGGCGGGATTGGGCTGGATTGGTAAACATTCTCTGCTGCTTTCAAAACAAGGCTCCTGGTTTAACATCGGCTTGCTTTTACTGAACCGCGACCTTGAAGCAGATCAACCCTACCAAACCAATCATTGCGGCACCTGCAATGCCTGTATGAGTGCTTGCCCGACACAGGCCATCATCAAACCTGGCACCATCGATTCAAATCGCTGCATCTCCTATCAGACCATCGAGAATAAGCAGGAAACACTGCCGGACGGCTTTGATACGAACGGTTGGATCTGGGGGTGTGATATCTGCCAGGAAGTGTGTCCGTGGAATCAGAAGTTTGGCAATCAATTAAAGTCACCTGACCAGCCCGGTGAAGGAATCTGGAAAACAATGGATCTGCAGCATATTGAAAACCTGTCTTCATCCAGATTCCGAAAAACCTTCTCACAAACCCCCATGATCAGACGAGGAAAAAAAGGGTTTCTCAGAAATATCATCCACACCCGTAAGCAATAA
- a CDS encoding peptidylprolyl isomerase, with protein sequence MTQLLPTVSITTSFGKITIRLREDVAPLHAKNFIKLATEGYFNGCTFHRVIPGFMIQGGDPNSKKEDRSSHGMGGPDYTIPAEISLPNSRGSVAAARKPDMVNPKRESSGSQFYINVADNQFLDGQYTVFGEVIEGMDVADQIVKQQRDQRDNPLQRIQMTVEIPTKP encoded by the coding sequence ATGACCCAGCTTCTTCCAACCGTATCCATAACCACCAGTTTTGGAAAAATCACCATCCGTCTGCGTGAAGATGTGGCTCCGTTGCATGCAAAAAACTTTATTAAGCTGGCAACTGAAGGTTACTTCAATGGATGCACTTTCCACCGGGTCATTCCCGGGTTTATGATCCAGGGCGGAGACCCGAATTCTAAAAAGGAAGACCGGAGCTCGCATGGAATGGGTGGTCCCGATTACACCATTCCCGCAGAAATATCACTCCCGAATTCAAGGGGATCTGTTGCTGCAGCCCGAAAACCAGACATGGTGAATCCAAAAAGGGAATCCAGCGGATCCCAGTTTTACATCAATGTGGCCGATAACCAGTTTCTTGATGGACAATATACCGTCTTTGGAGAGGTCATCGAGGGAATGGATGTGGCAGATCAGATTGTGAAACAGCAACGAGATCAGCGAGATAATCCGCTTCAGCGCATTCAGATGACAGTGGAAATTCCCACCAAACCGTAA
- the nuoI gene encoding NADH-quinone oxidoreductase subunit NuoI, with protein MNKTVNIDQRLTFSEKIYLPEIIKGMWYTFRQMFEPVVTLRYPEEKWIAPPVFRGRPVLVEKEDGTERCVACGLCSRACPPLAIYVEADETSRNQERFPKVFEIDMLRCIFCGYCEEVCPEEAIVMSKEYDIVFNNRDSAIFGKEKLMTPASDLKDRLEFLHHYKNPEEKSKVISPTPVN; from the coding sequence ATGAACAAAACCGTAAACATCGACCAGCGCCTCACTTTCAGCGAGAAAATCTACCTGCCTGAAATCATCAAGGGAATGTGGTATACGTTCCGTCAGATGTTTGAACCGGTAGTCACCCTCCGGTATCCTGAAGAAAAATGGATTGCCCCTCCTGTTTTCAGAGGCCGTCCCGTGCTCGTAGAGAAAGAAGATGGTACTGAACGCTGTGTGGCCTGCGGGCTTTGCTCCCGTGCCTGCCCACCTCTGGCCATTTATGTGGAAGCCGATGAAACCAGCCGCAATCAGGAACGGTTTCCAAAGGTCTTCGAAATCGATATGCTCCGCTGCATCTTCTGCGGTTATTGTGAAGAAGTGTGTCCCGAAGAAGCCATTGTCATGAGCAAAGAATATGACATTGTGTTCAATAACCGGGACTCTGCCATTTTCGGCAAGGAGAAACTCATGACACCAGCCTCCGATCTGAAAGATCGTCTCGAGTTTCTCCATCACTATAAGAATCCGGAAGAAAAATCAAAGGTTATTTCACCGACCCCGGTTAACTGA
- a CDS encoding DegV family EDD domain-containing protein produces the protein MSIHYLNGHRLRRAVIAGSLNLIRHKDHLNKINVFPVADGDTGSNMAATMRAILQRAYDSYEPHLYKMSNAVAESALMAARGNSGAILAQFFQGLSEGFTGKSKADTRDFALAIENAVQMAMDAISKPREGTILTVMRSWSESVSRLAKAEADYRKLIKSSLVDLKRALAETTNQLEVLKKANVVDSGASGFVNIIEGVSAFILSGSVKEETIAELDASDMEMEAHANVVFDPESIHFQYCTEFLLEGKDLKKNELRDRILSYGDSIIVAGSKTKIRVHLHTNTPHDVFQIAESYGTVLQKKHEDMRAQHADTWGENENPLPVSIVVDSSCAVFESTRKQYNITVTPLQVFLGGKEYLDQETITTEEFYNRLRADRKLTPSTSLPNPGRLLKDLTLASQKKDKVLWFSLSSAVSGTYQAGLTAARQVESSGTGKQVFDFDTRTLSLASGFMLEEVVERLRAGVPVETIVNEQDAIRTKFEIYFYLDSVEYLIKGGRLSKVRGFIARLLGMKPILTFKPDGKVEKVDVVRSRRSAIGYFLKKLNTSRKIKRLGVVHAANIQSAIELEAALRKVMPKIDIPTAEVSPVLGSHAGPYAFGFAVQYED, from the coding sequence ATGTCTATTCATTACCTCAACGGACACCGGTTACGCCGGGCTGTGATTGCCGGCTCCCTGAATCTGATCCGGCACAAAGACCACCTGAATAAGATCAATGTGTTCCCGGTTGCTGACGGTGATACCGGCAGCAACATGGCCGCCACCATGCGGGCCATTCTTCAGCGTGCGTATGATTCCTACGAACCGCATCTCTATAAAATGAGTAATGCCGTTGCTGAAAGTGCACTCATGGCAGCCAGAGGAAACTCCGGAGCTATTCTGGCTCAGTTTTTCCAGGGACTTTCAGAGGGATTCACGGGAAAGTCCAAGGCAGATACCCGTGATTTCGCCCTTGCCATTGAAAACGCGGTTCAGATGGCCATGGATGCCATCAGTAAACCCAGGGAAGGGACCATTCTGACCGTCATGAGAAGTTGGTCCGAATCGGTCAGCCGATTAGCAAAAGCAGAGGCTGATTACCGGAAACTGATCAAATCCTCACTGGTTGATCTAAAAAGGGCCCTGGCAGAGACCACAAACCAATTGGAAGTGCTCAAAAAGGCCAATGTTGTGGATTCTGGTGCGTCTGGCTTTGTGAATATAATAGAGGGTGTTTCTGCATTCATTCTGAGCGGCAGCGTCAAGGAAGAAACCATTGCCGAACTGGATGCTTCCGATATGGAGATGGAAGCACATGCCAATGTGGTCTTTGACCCCGAATCAATTCATTTCCAATATTGCACCGAGTTTCTTCTTGAAGGAAAAGACCTTAAAAAGAATGAACTACGGGACCGGATTCTGTCCTATGGCGATTCGATCATTGTTGCAGGAAGCAAGACAAAAATCAGGGTTCATCTCCACACAAATACCCCTCACGACGTATTCCAGATAGCAGAATCCTATGGTACCGTGCTTCAGAAAAAACATGAGGATATGCGGGCTCAGCATGCCGATACCTGGGGCGAGAATGAAAATCCGTTACCTGTCAGCATCGTGGTTGACTCATCCTGTGCTGTCTTTGAGTCCACACGAAAGCAATACAACATCACTGTTACACCTTTACAGGTTTTTCTTGGTGGAAAAGAGTACCTGGATCAGGAAACCATTACAACAGAAGAGTTTTACAACCGCCTCAGGGCAGACCGGAAACTGACACCCAGTACTTCATTACCAAATCCGGGCCGGTTGTTGAAAGACCTCACCCTTGCTTCTCAGAAGAAAGACAAAGTGTTGTGGTTCAGTCTCAGTTCTGCTGTTTCGGGTACCTACCAGGCTGGATTGACCGCTGCCAGACAGGTTGAGTCATCCGGGACCGGTAAGCAGGTGTTCGATTTTGACACACGAACCCTGTCTCTGGCATCCGGCTTCATGCTCGAGGAAGTGGTTGAAAGACTTCGGGCCGGGGTTCCGGTAGAAACGATCGTTAATGAACAGGATGCCATCCGGACGAAATTCGAAATTTATTTTTATCTCGATTCGGTCGAGTACCTGATCAAAGGGGGAAGACTCTCGAAAGTTCGTGGATTTATCGCCAGGCTGCTGGGCATGAAGCCAATCCTTACTTTTAAACCGGATGGTAAAGTTGAAAAGGTGGATGTAGTCAGGTCCCGGCGTTCGGCCATTGGATATTTCCTGAAAAAGTTGAACACATCCCGGAAAATCAAGCGTTTGGGAGTGGTCCATGCCGCCAATATTCAATCTGCCATTGAATTGGAAGCCGCCCTTCGGAAAGTTATGCCAAAAATTGATATCCCTACCGCCGAGGTTTCTCCGGTTCTGGGATCACACGCCGGTCCGTACGCCTTCGGCTTTGCTGTACAATATGAGGATTAA
- a CDS encoding response regulator: MLEFLPKNQSRILVVDDHESVLSLLKDCLEEENYFVETAQDGEEALVKIGQKNPDLVIVDMMMPRMNGYELSKVLKSNRDTRLIPIIMLTGLYDFDAKIKAIDIGVDDFLGKPFNRTELITRVRSLLKTKYFTDQLENAETVIFSLARAVEARDEYTEGHCDRLAYYGRLLAERIGLSTQEIEIVIRGGILHDIGKIAISDSILLKPGRLTIEEYEVMKTHPEEGEKICSPLKTLQPVLACIRHHQERWDGSGYPDKLKGEEIPLVARVVSTVDFYDALTTERPYRKALDRRTTFDIMLKETQQGSWDPRLIQEFIDMVTEKNLDNQG; this comes from the coding sequence GTGCTCGAATTTTTACCGAAAAATCAAAGCCGGATCTTAGTGGTTGATGACCACGAATCGGTTTTGTCATTGTTGAAGGACTGTCTCGAAGAAGAAAACTACTTTGTGGAAACCGCTCAGGATGGGGAAGAAGCGCTGGTCAAAATCGGCCAGAAGAATCCCGATCTGGTCATTGTCGATATGATGATGCCACGTATGAATGGCTATGAGCTCTCCAAAGTTCTGAAAAGTAACCGCGATACACGGCTGATTCCGATCATCATGCTCACCGGCCTGTATGATTTTGATGCCAAAATCAAGGCCATCGATATCGGAGTGGATGATTTTCTCGGAAAGCCATTCAACCGGACCGAATTGATTACCAGAGTCAGGTCCCTGCTGAAAACCAAGTATTTCACCGACCAGCTTGAAAATGCAGAAACGGTGATTTTCTCTTTGGCCCGGGCGGTTGAAGCCAGAGATGAATATACAGAAGGACACTGCGACCGGTTAGCATACTACGGCCGGCTGCTTGCAGAACGCATCGGTTTGTCCACCCAGGAAATTGAAATTGTCATCCGTGGTGGTATTCTCCATGACATTGGCAAAATAGCCATCAGCGATTCAATCCTGCTGAAACCAGGGCGTCTTACCATTGAGGAATACGAGGTGATGAAGACTCACCCGGAAGAAGGCGAGAAAATCTGTTCTCCTCTGAAAACGCTTCAACCTGTTCTTGCCTGTATCAGACACCATCAGGAACGTTGGGATGGCTCAGGATACCCGGATAAACTGAAAGGTGAAGAAATTCCCCTGGTGGCAAGGGTCGTTTCAACCGTCGATTTTTACGATGCACTTACCACGGAAAGACCTTACCGGAAAGCACTTGACCGTCGGACCACCTTTGATATTATGCTGAAGGAAACTCAACAGGGAAGCTGGGATCCCCGCCTGATTCAGGAGTTTATCGATATGGTTACCGAAAAAAATCTGGATAATCAGGGCTGA